In one window of Drosophila ananassae strain 14024-0371.13 chromosome XR, ASM1763931v2, whole genome shotgun sequence DNA:
- the LOC6505249 gene encoding receptor-mediated endocytosis protein 6 homolog, with amino-acid sequence MEPPAAGNLLEIMDLARTLRQEQLFIQQEQAAFVQLNGTLETNAGTITKLSFVCAQQRQILNELLLSRTDHDPLQSCRRASAYDSAQFMDAKQVLPYEHALAYEDLFNYLYNTPYLLALSLATADRLSLLSAGQLNQIINTIATGLYGNAINTKDVELLLKLLRELIEIQLLASDQPRRLIRTNSSSFARLYQRLVESLFSARIFLTAALHAPLMSVLSEHEIWLDLDPHKLMQTFTPREREKRFGQEGDEEYQRNVARFHAETLVKLHSHVQEFVKSLQQSWVLFPSSLRWLLQTLSQQLRQSLRYEEQEIRQLLTDLVFTHFISPAIASADLLGIIDVNVSERMRHNLNQIVRLLQRLALNDEDSELVQLMELLMLGQTGEDVVAILPQQSDFERSQLAINQRELSQLVEFFRLLTARDEFDVSAEERQRLQRILGRIPKQQQQLTTPSQDANESRESPEKGKKSNKSLMRLGKATKKKLVKGMSFTSGSNHQPAVQPAPPVPPEATNGNGTNGAAADLEQSSSHSGSNTSLSSCGATIPPATDPLDISSSSVSSTDPVLVFSLYNAGAKSKLKPLTEEEVLKMNCIGQDGSNLLPAVVTTAPLAPSSNNDDVSSLEAMRRPQDDASIGNSDNLEAISEAAHSVASSLDLEEQQERDVHENEDNLSDMVSANVSGRGTPNISGRDTPSSQVTDGDGAGGDLAHHHGVHARAAANPQMQKMLLSKARSDIEDKFCKFELKKFEGDENVSIISDTWSTDVLASDSENTLDATGSERGDRDRNFSTPLIPSAVVLPGDNNFVVEALARAGGVAVPQLDASDQRSESNWSTDVLASDSEKLAEIDTDDNVSITATAPLAVVLDDDDEDEQTPGSSGDNDPDPDPDRGNVSERSQEDSAFFDAVNSYDDAHLYQGASSLARSSVRTSYHVLGGESNFQQQYKCSGADSSGRKTTPLMGTSCMRRQTSAESSISNQSLNLEEPPPPLGKHHHHHHHREHRDHHREHHHHRERERERSALKKKKHQQLEQRDLIDFSDCSEDKEELERNREADQPPGLVQQLLDMFNQDEQAAGGAGSSSPNVEHRRISMEQRSAIVDGRRNGILAGSMRRHQSLNYENHEIMLRCMLPKTDDDKQEMLLCAQTRQLQLEESSRSSGLGLETEDSAGPCGSNGVLGNGASASGLKPPSKATGAIPKSISFDASADKEKQPYHQDRERERERDRERDRMRDRERDRDRDRDRDRDRDRDHHSAGIFNKLKQGIFKNRRGTSTKGHSNSNSSGSQANTPGGAASTSQTADNRSVSFDPSAGCVNIGPHYCDSSEDILAKYRRKVSSSSEATNSDSTGNGHGLGVVSASAAGGGGGAAHLHKHMNGGQLPGVAFGCVKQKLRTVLSRTDLHSGDFRQTTSTTSTMATPLQIYLQIQLAQCISLQRLPQISHVAEALRCLAQLERPQHGQLLAELQLDLERRQSYLQYLMRHRQQLLLRSEQLEQLEARLRVEARSCQRCLLQALVRMYLGWPAQEEKLEQFQTEFAQLRASDERVELTEEFVENLLQELRSSADLQDEWQLDAARVAIERMLLEQMYEQVMFPNEDADVSRDEVLSAHIGKLQRFVHPAHPALCIAQEYLGEAPWTFAQQQLCHMAAYKTPREKLQCIINCISSIMSLLRMSSGRVPAADDLLPVLIYVVIMANPPYLLSTVEYISCFLGKKLVGEDEFYWTLFGSVVKFIKTMDYLD; translated from the exons ATGGAGCCTCCAGCTGCTGGAAATCTGCTGGAGATCATGGACCTGGCCCGCACCCTGCGCCAGGAGCAGCTCTTCATCCAGCAGGAGCAGGCTGCCTTTGTCCAGCTCAACGGGACCCTGGAAACGAATGCTGGAACCATTACAAAG TTGTCCTTTGTGTGTGCACAGCAGAGACAGATCTTGAACGAGCTGCTCCTCTCCCGGACGGATCATGATCCCCTGCAATCCTGCCGACGAGCCAGTGCCTACGACAGTGCCCAGTTTATGGACGCCAAGCAGGTGCTGCCTTATGAG CACGCTTTGGCCTACGAGGATCTGTTCAACTACCTGTACAACACACCGTACTTGCTGGCCTTGTCCCTGGCCACCGCGGATCGGTTGTCGCTGCTCTCGGCCGGCCAGCTGAATCAGATAATAAACACGATAGCCACGGGACTGTACGGTAACGCCATCAACACCAAGGATGTGGAGCTGCTGCTCAAGTTGCTCCGCGAGCTGATTGAGATCCAGTTGCTGGCCAGCGATCAGCCCAGGAGGCTGATAAGGACAAACAGCAGCTCCTTCGCCCGCCTGTATCAGCGGCTGGTGGAGAGCCTCTTCTCGGCGAGAATCTTCCTCACGGCAGCTCTGCACGCGCCCCTGATGAGTGTGCTGAGTGAGCACGAGATCTGGCTGGATCTGGATCCGCACAAACTGATGCAGACCTTTACGCCGCGGGAGCGAGAGAAGCGTTTCGGCCAGGAGGGCGACGAGGAGTATCAGCGGAATGTGGCTAGGTTTCATGCAGAGACTCTGGTAAAACTCCACTCCCACGTCCAGGAGTTCGTCAAGAGCCTGCAACAGAGCTGGGTCCTCTTTCCCAGCTCCCTGCGATGGCTGCTGCAGACGCTGAGCCAACAGCTCCGGCAGAGCTTGCGCTACGAGGAGCAGGAGATACGGCAACTGCTCACGGATCTCGTCTTCACCCATTTCATATCCCCGGCGATAGCCAGTGCCGATCTCCTGGGCATTATCGATGTGAATGTCAGCGAGAGGATGCGCCACAATCTCAACCAGATAGTGCGACTGCTGCAGAGGCTGGCCTTGAACGACGAGGACAGCGAGCTGGTGCAGCTGATGGAGCTGCTGATGCTGGGCCAGACTGGCGAGGATGTGGTGGCCATTCTCCCCCAGCAATCGGACTTTGAGCGCTCCCAGCTGGCCATCAATCAAAGGGAACTGTCGCAGCTGGTCGAGTTCTTCAGGCTACTGACCGCCCGCGACGAGTTCGATGTCTCCGCCGAGGAGAGGCAGCGACTCCAGAGGATTCTGGGCCGGATACcgaagcaacagcagcagctaaCAACGCCCAGTCAGGATGCGAACGAGTCCCGCGAGAGTCCCGAGAAGGGGAAGAAGAGCAACAAGAGTCTGATGCGGCTGGGCAAGGCCACCAAGAAGAAGCTGGTCAAGGGCATGAGCTTCACCAGTGGCAGCAATCACCAGCCGGCGGTCCAGCCTGCTCCGCCCGTTCCGCCAGAAGCCACCAATGGAAATGGCACCAATGGCGCGGCTGCCGACCTGGAGCAGAGCTCCTCGCACAGCGGCAGCAACACTAGCCTGAGCTCCTGCGGCGCCACCATTCCACCAGCCACCGATCCCCTGGACATATCCTCCTCTTCCGTCTCCTCCACCGACCCAGTTCTGGTCTTCAGTCTCTACAATGCGGGAGCGAAGAGCAAGCTGAAGCCTCtgacggaggaggaggtgcTCAAGATGAACTGCATTGGCCAGGACGGGAGCAATCTACTTCCAGCCGTGGTCACCACGGCCCCCCTGGCTCCCTCTTCCAACAACGATGACGTGAGCAGCTTGGAGGCGATGCGGAGACCGCAGGACGATGCCTCGATCGGCAACTCTGATAACCTGGAGGCGATTAGCGAGGCGGCCCACTCGGTGGCCAGCTCGCTGGACctggaggagcagcaggagcgGGATGTGCACGAGAACGAGGACAACCTGTCGGACATGGTTTCAGCCAACGTCTCAGGACGAGGCACTCCGAACATCAGCGGCCGGGACACGCCCTCGTCGCAGGTCACCGATGGCGACGGGGCTGGCGGAGATCTGGCCCATCACCATGGCGTCCATGCGCGAGCAGCCGCCAATCCCCAGATGCAGAAAATGCTGCTCTCCAAGGCTAGGTCGGACATCGAGGACAAGTTCTGCAAGTTCGAGTTGAAGAAGTTCGAAGGGGACGAGAACGTGAGCATCATCTCGGACACCTGGTCGACGGACGTCCTGGCCTCGGACTCGGAGAACACCCTGGACGCCACCGGCAGTGAACGTGGCGATCGAGATCGGAACTTCTCCACTCCGCTGATACCATCCGCCGTGGTCCTGCCCGGAGACAATAACTTTGTGGTGGAGGCGCTGGCCCGGGCGGGAGGAGTGGCTGTCCCCCAGCTGGACGCCTCGGACCAGAGGTCGGAGAGCAACTGGAGCACGGATGTCCTGGCCAGCGACTCGGAGAAGCTGGCCGAAATCGATACGGACGATAATGTCTCCATAACAGCGACGGCGCCTCTGGCTGTGGTGctggacgacgacgacgaggacgaACAGACGCCTGGGAGCAGTGGCGACAACGATCCCGACCCGGACCCAGATCGCGGCAATGTCAGCGAGCGGAGCCAGGAGGATTCGGCCTTCTTCGATGCGGTGAACTCCTACGATGATGCCCATCTGTATCAGGGCGCTTCCTCGCTGGCCAGGAGCTCGGTGCGGACCAGCTACCATGTCCTGGGCGGCGAGAGCAACTTCCAGCAGCAGTACAAGTGCAGCGGAGCGGACTCCAGTGGCCGGAAGACCACTCCCCTGATGGGAACCTCCTGCATGCGTCGGCAGACTTCCGCGGagagcagcatcagcaaccaGAGCCTCAACCTGGAggagccgccgccgccgctgggcaagcaccatcatcatcaccaTCACCGGGAGCACCGGGATCATCATCGAGAGCATCACCACCACCGGGAGAGGGAGCGCGAGCGATCCGCattgaagaaaaagaagcacCAGCAGCTGGAACAGAGGGATCTGATCGACTTCAGCGACTGCAGCGAGGACAAGGAGGAGCTGGAACGGAACAGGGAGGCGGACCAGCCTCCGGGCTTGGTGCAGCAGCTCCTGGACATGTTCAACCAGGACGAGCAGGCCGCTGGAGGAGCTGGCAGCTCCTCGCCCAACGTGGAGCACCGTCGCATTTCCATGGAGCAGCGATCGGCCATCGTGGATGGTCGGAGGAATGGCATCCTGGCCGGGAGCATGCGTCGCCACCAGAGCCTCAACTACGAGAACCACGAGATCATGCTGAGGTGCATGCTGCCCAAAACGGACGACGACAAGCAGGAGATGCTGCTCTGCGCCCAGACgcggcagctgcagctggagGAGAGCTCCAGGTCGTCCGGATTGGGCCTGGAGACTGAAGACTCGGCCGGGCCGTGTGGCTCGAATGGAGTACTCGGCAATGGAGCAAGTGCATCCGGGTTGAAACCACCCTCGAAAGCCACCGGAGCCATACCAAAGAGCATTAGTTTCGACGCCAGTGCCGACAAGGAGAAACAGCCGTACCACCAGGATCGAGAGCGAGAGAGGGAACGCGACAGAGAGCGGGACAGGATGAGAGACCGGGAAagggacagggacagggacagggaTAGGGATCGCGACAGGGACAGAGATCATCACAGCGCTGGCATTTTCAACAAACTGAAACAGGGAATCTTCAAGAATCGTCGCGGCACCAGCACGAAGGGTCATTCGAACTCGAATTCCTCCGGTTCCCAGGCAAATACTCCCGGAGGTGCTGCCTCCACTTCCCAAACCGCCGATAATCGCAGCGTCAGCTTCGATCCCAGCGCCGGATGTGTCAACATCGGCCCCCATTACTGTGATAGCAGCGAGGACATCCTGGCCAAGTACCGTCGCAAGGTGAGCAGCTCCAGCGAGGCCACCAACTCCGATTCCACCGGCAATGGCCATGGCCTGGGTGTAGTGTCCGCATCGGCAGCCGGAGGTGGCGGGGGCGCAGCCCATCTCCACAAGCACATGAACGGAGG GCAACTTCCCGGCGTGGCTTTCGGCTGCGTGAAGCAGAAACTGCGGACCGTGCTCTCCAGGACGGACCTGCACAGCGGCGACTTCCGACAGACGACGAGCACCACCTCCACGATGGCCACACCGCTGCAGATCTACCTGCAGATCCAGCTGGCGCAGTGCATCAGCCTGCAGCGCCTGCCCCAGATCTCGCACGTGGCGGAGGCGTTGCGGTGTCTGGCCCAGTTGGAGAGGCCGCAGCACGGCCAGCTGCTGGCCGAACTGCAGCTGGACCTGGAGCGGCGGCAGAGCTATCTGCAGTACCTGATGCGCCACCGGCAACAGTTGCTCCTCCGATCGGAGCAACTGGAGCAGCTGGAGGCACGACTGCGCGTAGAGGCGCGCAGCTGCCAGCGGTGCCTGCTCCAGGCCCTGGTCCGGATGTATCTGGGATGGCCGGCCCAGGAGGAGAAGCTGGAGCAGTTCCAGACGGAGTTCGCCCAGCTGAGGGCCAGCGACGAGCGGGTGGAACTTACCGAGGAGTTCGTGGAGAACCTGCTCCAGGAGCTGCGCTCCAGTGCCGATCTCCAGGACGAGTGGCAGCTCGACGCCGCCCGGGTGGCCATCGAGAGGATGCTCCTCGAGCAGATGTACGAGCAGGTGATGTTTCCCAACGAAGATGCTGACGTGTCGCGGGACGAAGTTCTCTCGGCGCACATCGGCAAGCTCCAGCGATTTGTGCATCCAGCCCATCCGGCCCTGTGCATCGCCCAGGAGTACCTGGGCGAAGCGCCCTGGACCTTCGCCCAGCAGCAGCTCTGCCACATGGCAGCCTACAAGACGCCGCGCGAGAAGCTTCAGTGCATCATCAA ctgcatCTCTAGCATCATGAGTCTGCTGCGAATGTCCAGTGGTCGTGTCCCAGCTGCAGATGACCTCCTGCCAGTGCTCATCTATGTTGTAATAATG GCCAATCCTCCGTACCTGCTGTCCACCGTGGAGTACATCAGCTGCTTCCTTGGCAAGAAGCTCGTGGGCGAGGACGAGTTCTACTGGACGCTCTTCGGGTCTGTGGTGAAGTTCATCAAGACCATGGACTACCTGGACTAG